Proteins from a genomic interval of Vreelandella profundi:
- a CDS encoding ABC transporter substrate-binding protein yields the protein MKKTLALAISAAALAFTSAALAEDPKAGGTVNTIIQPEPPGLVLGMVQNAPTRTVAGNIYEGLIRYSTDLEPMPQLAESWDVSEDGRTYTFHLREGVTWHDGEAFTADDVVFSADVFHRELNPSARAVLQHVESIEATDDHTVVFTLIQPFGPFLLSFEAGTFTMVPEHLYAGTDFRNNEHNDHPIGTGPFKFANWERGTVIELVKNEDYYEDGLPYLDGINWHIIPDGASRAISFENESIDVLPSGTVENFDIPRLAQMDNVCMTEEGHEYFSPYSMLWMNNREGPTADKRFRQAVMYAMDREFARDVLWNGLGKVPLSAFGSNARFQNEDLEPYNYDPDRARELLEEMGYDGEEITILPLPYGETWTRWAEAVQQNLREVGINVSTQATDVGGWNQRLGDWDYDLAFTYLYQYGDPALGISRTYLSDNIAKGSPWNNVEGYENARVDELFNEAATAFPDAEREALYREVQEILHEDVPVGWLMELGFPTLYRCDVKNLVTSSVGVNDGFKDAWLDR from the coding sequence ATGAAAAAAACTTTAGCGTTGGCTATTTCCGCTGCAGCACTCGCCTTTACCTCTGCCGCCCTGGCCGAAGACCCCAAAGCAGGGGGAACCGTTAACACGATTATTCAGCCAGAGCCGCCAGGCCTGGTGCTGGGTATGGTTCAAAATGCCCCCACGCGCACCGTAGCGGGCAATATTTACGAAGGGCTCATACGCTACTCCACTGATCTTGAGCCGATGCCGCAGCTGGCAGAGTCATGGGACGTCAGTGAAGACGGCCGTACCTACACCTTCCACCTGCGCGAAGGCGTTACCTGGCACGATGGCGAAGCCTTCACCGCAGATGACGTTGTCTTCTCTGCCGATGTCTTCCATCGCGAGTTAAATCCCAGCGCGCGGGCCGTGTTACAGCACGTTGAAAGCATTGAGGCCACCGACGACCACACCGTGGTCTTTACTCTGATTCAACCCTTTGGCCCGTTCCTGCTCTCGTTTGAAGCGGGCACCTTCACCATGGTGCCCGAGCACCTTTACGCCGGCACTGATTTCCGCAATAACGAACACAACGACCACCCGATTGGCACTGGCCCGTTTAAGTTCGCTAACTGGGAACGCGGCACGGTTATCGAGCTAGTGAAAAACGAAGACTATTACGAAGACGGCCTTCCCTACCTGGACGGCATTAACTGGCACATCATTCCTGACGGCGCTTCCCGCGCCATCTCATTCGAAAATGAGAGTATCGATGTGCTGCCTAGCGGCACCGTCGAAAACTTCGACATTCCTCGCTTAGCGCAAATGGATAACGTTTGCATGACCGAAGAAGGCCACGAGTACTTTAGCCCCTATTCGATGCTATGGATGAATAACCGCGAAGGCCCCACCGCAGATAAGCGCTTTCGCCAAGCGGTGATGTACGCCATGGACCGTGAGTTCGCCCGTGATGTGCTGTGGAACGGTCTGGGCAAAGTGCCGCTTTCTGCCTTTGGCTCGAACGCGCGCTTCCAGAATGAAGATTTGGAACCTTACAACTACGACCCAGACCGTGCCCGTGAGCTGCTAGAGGAAATGGGCTACGACGGCGAAGAAATCACCATTCTCCCACTGCCTTACGGTGAAACCTGGACCCGTTGGGCCGAAGCCGTACAGCAGAACCTGCGCGAAGTGGGCATTAACGTCAGCACTCAAGCTACCGATGTAGGCGGTTGGAACCAGCGCCTGGGCGACTGGGATTATGACCTGGCCTTCACCTACCTATACCAATACGGCGACCCGGCACTGGGCATTTCACGTACCTATCTTTCTGACAACATTGCCAAAGGCTCGCCCTGGAATAACGTCGAAGGCTACGAAAATGCACGCGTTGACGAGCTGTTTAACGAAGCAGCCACTGCCTTTCCTGACGCAGAACGTGAGGCGCTTTACCGCGAAGTCCAAGAAATTCTCCATGAAGATGTACCCGTTGGCTGGCTGATGGAGCTGGGCTTCCCGACGCTATACCGCTGTGATGTGAAAAACCTGGTGACGTCCAGCGTTGGCGTTAACGACGGCTTTAAGGATGCCTGGCTAGACCGCTAG
- a CDS encoding GntR family transcriptional regulator has translation MVSSTVPPKAFIQQQNLAEQVADYLTQAIVKQHFLPGERLSEVQLSRDLGVSRAPVREAARLLESRGLLISKPRRGFFVRALNAVELEDVFDFRLCLERHAIHRLVGRYTADAERALKQQVEVLCEAAIGNDGTRRIEEDLQFHRLMLHYAGNERLLRAFNDLSHELRLCITLITKTHEAPDTIATSHFKLLDALDSGSPEACREAIDYHIGVARDSVVKGVGEIAGAY, from the coding sequence ATGGTCTCATCAACGGTGCCTCCTAAGGCCTTTATTCAACAGCAAAACTTAGCCGAGCAAGTTGCCGACTACTTGACCCAAGCGATTGTTAAGCAGCATTTTTTACCCGGTGAACGGCTTTCAGAAGTGCAGCTTTCCCGCGACTTGGGCGTTAGCCGTGCACCGGTGCGTGAGGCGGCGCGCCTGTTGGAAAGCCGCGGGCTGCTGATATCAAAACCCCGGCGCGGCTTCTTTGTGAGGGCGTTGAATGCCGTTGAACTCGAAGATGTCTTTGATTTTCGGCTGTGCCTGGAGCGTCATGCGATCCACCGCCTAGTCGGCCGCTATACCGCCGATGCCGAGCGCGCGCTAAAGCAACAGGTAGAGGTGCTCTGTGAGGCCGCCATCGGTAACGACGGCACGCGCCGTATTGAAGAGGATCTGCAGTTTCATCGTTTAATGCTGCACTACGCCGGCAACGAGCGGCTGCTGCGCGCCTTTAACGACTTGAGTCACGAGCTGCGCTTATGCATTACCTTAATTACCAAAACGCATGAAGCCCCCGACACCATCGCGACCAGCCACTTCAAACTGCTCGATGCGCTGGATAGCGGCAGCCCTGAGGCTTGCCGCGAGGCAATTGACTACCATATCGGCGTGGCCCGCGACTCCGTAGTAAAGGGTGTGGGCGAAATAGCGGGGGCATACTGA
- a CDS encoding histone deacetylase family protein — protein sequence MKTFFHAEQLLHQPQTYFSRGKMRTPQEVPERATQLLAAAQRLGFDVQAPADYGVAPLRAVHSFAYLGFLESAYRRWHTLDEDWGEEVISNIFVRSPNALRGILAEAARYLADGSAPVGQHTWQSAYWSAQSAVAGAEALLAGDQFAYALSRPPGHHAGIDTAGGFCFLNNAAIAAQHLKTRYPRIVVLDPDMHHGQGIQEIFYQRDDVLYISIHGDTTNFYPAVTGFEDERGQGAGLGYNLNLPMPHGSPESVFFDRMEQACQAIRLFEPDAIVLALGFDIYERDPQAKVTVSTSGFAELGRKVASLNVPTLVVQEGGYYLEGLEANAVSFFAGLLGTA from the coding sequence ATGAAAACATTCTTTCACGCTGAGCAACTGCTCCATCAGCCGCAAACCTACTTCTCCCGCGGGAAAATGCGCACGCCCCAGGAAGTGCCCGAGCGCGCCACGCAGCTATTGGCAGCCGCTCAACGTCTTGGTTTTGATGTTCAAGCACCCGCTGATTACGGCGTGGCGCCGCTAAGGGCGGTCCATTCGTTTGCCTATCTGGGTTTTCTTGAAAGTGCCTATCGGCGCTGGCACACGCTTGACGAAGACTGGGGGGAAGAGGTGATCTCCAACATCTTCGTGCGCTCGCCCAACGCCCTGCGCGGCATATTGGCAGAAGCCGCGCGCTACCTAGCAGACGGCAGCGCACCGGTGGGGCAACATACTTGGCAGTCGGCATACTGGTCAGCGCAAAGCGCGGTGGCCGGTGCCGAGGCCTTGCTGGCGGGCGATCAGTTTGCCTATGCGCTATCGCGCCCGCCGGGTCATCACGCAGGCATCGACACCGCCGGTGGCTTTTGCTTTCTCAATAATGCCGCCATTGCCGCGCAGCATCTTAAAACGCGCTATCCGCGCATCGTGGTGTTAGATCCCGATATGCATCATGGGCAGGGTATTCAGGAAATCTTCTACCAGCGCGACGATGTGCTGTATATCTCGATTCACGGTGATACCACCAATTTTTACCCCGCAGTAACCGGCTTTGAAGACGAGCGTGGTCAGGGTGCGGGGCTGGGCTACAACCTCAACCTACCGATGCCTCACGGTTCGCCGGAATCGGTGTTTTTTGATCGCATGGAACAAGCCTGCCAGGCCATTCGGCTGTTTGAACCCGATGCGATAGTGCTAGCGCTGGGATTCGACATTTACGAGCGAGACCCCCAAGCCAAGGTGACTGTTTCAACTTCAGGGTTCGCTGAGCTAGGCCGCAAAGTAGCCAGCTTGAACGTACCCACGCTAGTGGTGCAGGAAGGGGGATATTATCTTGAAGGATTGGAAGCCAACGCGGTGAGTTTCTTTGCAGGGTTGCTGGGCACCGCTTGA